The Leucobacter rhizosphaerae genome includes a region encoding these proteins:
- a CDS encoding ABC transporter permease, with protein MIAIILCFVCYPLVRLFIDAVSGDAGWSRLSLVFSDPISRRALITTVICSLIVACITILLATIIAWTLHATPRRWLRTLLWVTVLVPFAMGTIIKNYAILLLLVANGPFNAALQALGFIDEPVQLLYTPFAVVYGISYSLLPYAVFTLYSVFSTVDLNLLSSSSVLGASRWRSLAGVVLPQVRGGIAVSFALVFVLSIGFYVAPLVLGGLQTPFMAVQINQQIFAMYDYPGASASAFVLLLIAVVALAAALLAGGKSAFEGVMTR; from the coding sequence ATGATCGCGATCATCTTGTGCTTCGTGTGCTATCCGCTTGTCCGACTGTTCATCGATGCCGTGAGCGGGGACGCGGGCTGGTCCAGACTCAGCCTCGTGTTCAGCGACCCGATCAGTCGCCGTGCGTTGATCACGACGGTCATCTGCAGCCTCATCGTGGCCTGCATTACGATCCTCTTGGCCACGATCATTGCGTGGACGCTCCACGCAACCCCGCGTCGCTGGCTGCGCACCTTGCTCTGGGTCACGGTCCTCGTCCCGTTTGCGATGGGCACGATCATCAAGAACTACGCGATTCTCCTGCTCCTCGTCGCAAACGGTCCGTTCAATGCGGCACTGCAGGCTCTCGGTTTCATTGACGAGCCCGTCCAACTTCTCTACACACCATTCGCCGTGGTCTACGGCATCAGCTATTCCTTGCTGCCGTACGCGGTGTTCACCCTGTATTCGGTCTTCTCAACGGTCGATCTGAATCTCCTCTCGTCATCATCGGTGCTGGGCGCTTCGCGATGGCGGAGTCTCGCTGGGGTCGTTCTTCCGCAAGTGCGCGGGGGTATCGCCGTGAGTTTCGCGCTCGTATTCGTCCTCTCCATTGGCTTCTACGTCGCTCCACTCGTGCTCGGGGGTTTGCAGACCCCCTTCATGGCGGTCCAGATCAACCAGCAGATTTTCGCAATGTATGACTACCCGGGAGCCTCGGCGAGCGCATTCGTCTTGCTCCTCATCGCGGTCGTCGCGTTGGCTGCAGCCCTGCTCGCCGGAGGCAAGTCCGCATTCGAGGGGGTGATGACCCGATGA
- a CDS encoding extracellular solute-binding protein: MMNQRSTAPRTAILVGIAVSTLLISGCAGTAPEQSNDGESNSLVIATWGGAFTEATQDNLVAAFTEETGIDVQIVDAPGTQAAQMQQMVDAGDVQWDVLDSLSAADAYFMADAGLLEPLPEDLSTRIAAEVEPERVTDFGFTFANLGYVIACNMDTVDACPETVADFFDAEAYPGKRMYPGESYGPSSAVLLEATGDAPADADIARIADPLAAIKDDVTVWWTSGDQQDQAFRQGEADIAIARSGRVYTLIDEGMNMQVNWAGVYDPGFTSIAVDAPNRANAERYLEWLAANTEAQAGFAEQLQYSVPNPGAIDLLDETVASRLADYPENFEQLGTQDFEWYLEHKSEVDAAIRSVVQG; this comes from the coding sequence ATGATGAACCAACGCAGCACCGCCCCACGGACCGCCATTCTCGTCGGTATCGCCGTCTCGACCTTGCTCATCTCAGGCTGTGCGGGCACAGCTCCGGAGCAATCGAATGACGGCGAATCGAATTCGCTGGTCATCGCTACATGGGGTGGAGCCTTCACCGAAGCCACGCAGGACAATCTCGTCGCCGCGTTCACGGAAGAAACGGGTATCGACGTACAGATCGTCGATGCCCCGGGGACGCAGGCTGCTCAAATGCAGCAGATGGTGGATGCCGGCGACGTCCAATGGGATGTCCTCGACAGCCTGAGCGCGGCGGACGCCTACTTCATGGCGGACGCTGGGTTGCTCGAGCCCCTTCCCGAGGATCTCTCGACTCGGATCGCAGCCGAGGTCGAGCCGGAACGTGTCACAGACTTTGGTTTCACGTTCGCAAACCTCGGCTATGTGATCGCCTGCAACATGGATACCGTCGACGCGTGCCCCGAAACGGTCGCTGACTTCTTCGACGCGGAGGCGTACCCCGGCAAGCGCATGTACCCCGGAGAATCCTACGGACCGTCATCGGCCGTCCTGCTCGAAGCGACCGGCGACGCGCCTGCCGACGCTGATATTGCGAGAATCGCGGATCCGCTCGCCGCGATCAAGGATGATGTCACTGTCTGGTGGACCTCGGGAGATCAGCAGGACCAAGCGTTCAGACAGGGTGAGGCCGACATCGCCATCGCCCGGAGCGGGCGCGTATACACGCTCATCGACGAGGGTATGAACATGCAGGTGAACTGGGCCGGCGTGTACGATCCTGGCTTCACCTCGATCGCGGTTGACGCTCCGAACCGCGCGAATGCTGAGCGTTATCTGGAGTGGCTCGCCGCAAACACCGAAGCGCAGGCGGGGTTCGCGGAGCAATTGCAGTACTCGGTGCCGAATCCCGGAGCGATTGACCTGCTCGACGAAACCGTCGCCTCACGACTGGCGGACTACCCGGAGAACTTCGAACAGCTCGGAACGCAGGACTTCGAGTGGTATCTCGAGCACAAGTCCGAGGTTGACGCCGCAATCCGGTCGGTTGTTCAGGGCTAA
- a CDS encoding M24 family metallopeptidase, which translates to MIASDFSRKIASLDIPEVVVPFAPEEYAQRIGRLRSEMDVAGIDLLLLTAPDAMCWVSGYELRWYKAHGASAWRPLAMIAIHRQSSTPVLFDGAEHAEVIRRTTTPNTDVRLLPRDARGETLSFILDSLAGVLRPGAVVGMEWDSHVPSPAVFLEVDAALRARGAHTRDATSMIRGVRRQKSPAELECIETAARICDDGITHLASVLRPGMTELQVWAELERGLINAGGEPAAIHEWAQRIERHASRHSISSRRELGEGDHVAVDPCGVFHRYHANRTAVLSLGEPADEFVERMELLAGAFPVLRRSAHAGARVSDVAAQLREYYAGVGLWAERGETWVGGYELGLSFPPDWVGEWTFTVAEEDSEDIFLERSVTNFESHFTLALYDTVVYEREGARTLSSLPYEIIAV; encoded by the coding sequence ATGATTGCCAGCGACTTTTCGCGAAAGATTGCATCGCTCGATATCCCAGAGGTTGTTGTCCCGTTCGCCCCCGAGGAGTACGCGCAACGCATCGGCCGACTTCGGAGCGAGATGGACGTTGCGGGGATCGATCTGCTGCTGCTCACCGCCCCCGATGCCATGTGCTGGGTGAGTGGCTACGAGCTGCGCTGGTACAAGGCGCATGGCGCGTCGGCATGGCGTCCTCTCGCAATGATCGCGATCCACCGTCAGTCCTCGACGCCGGTGCTTTTCGATGGTGCCGAGCACGCGGAAGTCATCCGCCGGACAACCACTCCCAACACCGACGTGCGGCTTCTCCCGCGCGATGCCCGGGGAGAAACGCTCTCGTTCATTCTCGACTCGCTGGCCGGCGTCCTGCGGCCCGGCGCGGTCGTGGGCATGGAATGGGACTCTCACGTGCCAAGCCCTGCGGTGTTTCTCGAGGTCGACGCTGCTCTTCGCGCCCGCGGTGCGCATACCCGAGACGCGACGAGCATGATCCGAGGCGTTCGCCGTCAGAAGTCACCGGCTGAGCTCGAGTGCATTGAAACTGCGGCGCGCATTTGCGACGACGGGATCACGCACCTCGCCTCTGTGCTCCGTCCCGGCATGACCGAACTGCAGGTGTGGGCTGAGTTGGAGCGCGGATTGATCAACGCAGGAGGAGAACCCGCTGCGATTCACGAGTGGGCGCAACGGATCGAGCGGCACGCCTCACGGCACTCCATTTCCTCCCGCAGGGAGTTGGGTGAGGGTGACCACGTCGCAGTCGACCCGTGTGGAGTCTTCCATCGCTACCACGCCAATCGCACCGCCGTCCTGAGCCTCGGCGAGCCTGCAGATGAGTTCGTCGAGCGAATGGAGTTGCTCGCTGGCGCATTCCCGGTCCTCCGGAGATCAGCCCATGCGGGCGCCCGTGTGAGCGACGTCGCGGCCCAGCTCCGCGAGTACTACGCCGGTGTCGGTCTGTGGGCCGAACGCGGCGAGACCTGGGTGGGTGGCTACGAACTCGGCCTCAGTTTTCCGCCCGACTGGGTGGGCGAGTGGACCTTCACGGTGGCGGAGGAAGACTCCGAGGACATCTTCCTCGAACGCTCAGTGACGAACTTCGAGAGTCACTTCACCCTCGCGCTCTATGACACCGTCGTGTACGAGCGCGAGGGAGCCCGCACTCTCTCTTCCCTGCCCTACGAAATCATCGCCGTTTGA
- a CDS encoding Sir2 family NAD-dependent protein deacetylase, which translates to MTPPDAPSTPDTPHTPDAPDTRAAVDALAPLFEDAPVAVLTGAGISTDSGIPDYRGAGSPPRTPMRIDQFMEDPQYRRRFWAGARVGSARMGGVQPNAGHLAIAHLEAAGRIDGVITQNVDGLHRRAGSRTVVELHGSGAVVRCTVCGHRTSRDEVLASFDALNPGFAEAHAGAEIAPDGDAVVGGVGDVLVPPCPVCGGILRPDVVYFGEVVPPPVFAAAESLLNGAGALLLAGTSLAVNTGVRLVHRAERRGIPIAIINRGPTAVDARATVRIEGGTTEVLHALASRWG; encoded by the coding sequence GTGACACCGCCCGATGCGCCAAGCACGCCCGACACACCACACACCCCTGACGCCCCCGACACCCGCGCGGCGGTCGACGCCCTCGCACCGCTGTTCGAGGACGCGCCCGTGGCGGTCCTCACCGGCGCCGGGATCAGCACCGACTCCGGGATCCCCGACTACCGCGGCGCCGGATCGCCCCCGCGCACCCCCATGCGCATCGACCAGTTCATGGAGGACCCGCAGTACCGCCGCCGGTTCTGGGCGGGCGCCCGGGTCGGCTCCGCACGGATGGGCGGGGTGCAGCCGAACGCGGGGCACCTCGCGATCGCGCACCTCGAGGCCGCGGGGCGCATCGACGGGGTGATCACGCAGAACGTCGACGGGCTGCACCGCCGGGCGGGATCCCGCACCGTGGTCGAGTTGCACGGCAGCGGCGCGGTCGTCCGCTGCACGGTCTGCGGCCACCGTACGAGCCGGGACGAGGTACTCGCGAGCTTCGACGCGCTCAACCCCGGCTTCGCCGAGGCGCACGCAGGTGCGGAGATCGCACCCGACGGCGACGCGGTCGTGGGTGGGGTCGGCGACGTGCTCGTGCCGCCCTGCCCCGTCTGCGGAGGGATCCTCCGACCCGACGTGGTCTACTTCGGCGAGGTCGTGCCGCCGCCGGTCTTCGCCGCCGCGGAATCGCTGCTGAACGGCGCCGGGGCGCTGCTGCTCGCCGGCACCTCGCTGGCCGTGAACACCGGGGTGCGCCTCGTGCACCGTGCGGAGCGGCGCGGGATCCCGATCGCGATCATCAACCGCGGACCGACGGCCGTCGACGCACGCGCGACCGTGCGGATCGAGGGCGGCACCACCGAGGTGCTGCACGCCCTCGCCTCCCGGTGGGGGTGA
- a CDS encoding FAD-dependent oxidoreductase, with translation MSKMRLAIVGAGPAGIYAADLLLKAERDFEVEIDLFEQLPAPYGLVRYGVSPDHPRIKGIINALRDVLDSGDIRYFGNVRYGQDLTLEDLKAHYHAVIFSTGAIRDADLTIPGIEAEGSYGAADFVSWFDGHPDVPRTWPLEAAEVGVIGNGNVALDISRMLIKHADDLLPTEIPDNVYRGLKENPIQDLHLFGRRGPKYVKFTPLELRELGEVRDVDMVIDERDFDLDDAYADETLAKNKQVLVMTRVMDKWRQEQREREEAGTHASRRLHMHFWSKPVEVVVEDGRVAGLKIERTAPDGQGGVVDTGEFEVIPMQALYRAIGYFGSPLDEIPFDETKGVIPNVQGRVQDLEGQQIPGVYATGWIKRGPIGLIGHTKSDAMETLECLLEDRDALWEPESTDVDAIPALLREREVPYTTIDGWRRLDEHELGLGEAEGRTRIKVVSREDMTHISRGE, from the coding sequence ATGAGCAAGATGCGACTGGCGATCGTGGGCGCCGGCCCGGCCGGGATCTACGCGGCGGACCTGCTGCTGAAGGCAGAGCGTGACTTCGAGGTCGAGATCGACCTCTTCGAGCAGCTGCCCGCGCCGTACGGACTCGTACGCTACGGAGTCTCGCCGGATCACCCCCGCATCAAGGGCATCATCAACGCGCTCCGCGATGTGCTCGATAGTGGCGACATCCGGTACTTCGGCAATGTGCGCTACGGCCAGGACCTCACGCTCGAAGACCTCAAGGCGCACTACCACGCCGTGATCTTCTCCACGGGCGCGATCCGCGACGCCGACCTCACCATCCCCGGGATCGAGGCCGAGGGATCCTACGGCGCCGCAGACTTCGTGAGCTGGTTCGACGGCCATCCGGACGTGCCGCGCACCTGGCCGCTCGAGGCCGCCGAGGTGGGCGTGATCGGCAACGGCAACGTCGCCCTCGATATCTCGCGCATGCTCATCAAGCACGCCGATGACCTGCTGCCCACCGAGATCCCGGACAACGTGTACCGCGGACTCAAGGAGAACCCGATCCAAGACCTGCACCTCTTCGGCCGACGCGGCCCGAAGTACGTGAAGTTCACGCCGCTCGAGCTCCGCGAGCTCGGCGAGGTGCGCGACGTCGACATGGTGATCGACGAGCGCGATTTCGATCTCGATGACGCCTACGCCGACGAGACACTCGCGAAGAACAAGCAGGTGCTGGTGATGACGCGCGTCATGGACAAGTGGCGTCAGGAGCAGCGCGAGCGCGAGGAGGCGGGCACGCACGCGTCGCGGCGGCTCCACATGCACTTCTGGTCGAAGCCGGTCGAGGTGGTCGTGGAAGACGGCCGTGTCGCCGGGCTGAAGATCGAGCGCACCGCCCCTGACGGTCAGGGCGGAGTCGTTGACACCGGGGAGTTCGAAGTCATCCCGATGCAGGCGCTCTACCGCGCGATCGGATACTTCGGTTCGCCGCTCGACGAGATCCCCTTCGACGAGACCAAGGGTGTGATCCCGAACGTGCAGGGTCGCGTGCAGGATCTCGAGGGGCAGCAGATCCCGGGCGTCTACGCGACGGGGTGGATCAAGCGCGGACCAATCGGCCTCATCGGGCACACGAAGTCCGACGCGATGGAGACGCTCGAGTGCCTGCTCGAGGATCGCGACGCGCTCTGGGAGCCGGAGTCCACGGACGTCGACGCGATTCCGGCGCTGCTGCGCGAGCGGGAGGTGCCCTACACGACGATCGACGGCTGGCGGCGACTCGACGAGCACGAGCTGGGGCTGGGTGAAGCCGAGGGGCGCACGCGCATCAAGGTCGTGTCGCGCGAGGACATGACCCACATCTCCCGCGGCGAGTAA
- a CDS encoding polyprenyl synthetase family protein — MRLFRGAQDRRHAKALQDQLELIEAGLLENLGFASAVADAPARYLLDAGGKRIRPMLTLLASELGEGPNDLVRQAAQAVEITHLASLYHDDVMDDAKLRRGVPAAQTVWSNSIAILAGDLLFARASTLVSGMGEEAILLQARTFERLCLGQLHETVGPQPGDEPIAHYLQVLADKTGALIACAARMGVMFGRGPIEFADPVMEYGERIGVAFQLIDDVIDLSPKKEQTGKRAGTDLRAGVATLPLLLLRERAAAGNTDDAALLESIDLGVRAIADGADPALLDPEVEALRAHDVTRETEATARRWAEDAVRSLDVLPKSSVKRALERMAESIVSREG; from the coding sequence ATGCGCCTGTTCCGCGGTGCGCAGGATCGTCGGCACGCGAAGGCGCTGCAGGATCAGCTCGAGCTCATCGAGGCCGGTCTGCTCGAGAACCTCGGCTTCGCCTCCGCCGTCGCCGACGCACCCGCGCGCTACCTGCTCGACGCGGGCGGCAAGCGGATCCGGCCCATGCTCACGCTCCTCGCGAGCGAGCTCGGCGAGGGTCCCAACGACCTCGTGCGGCAGGCCGCCCAGGCGGTCGAGATCACGCACCTCGCCTCGCTGTACCACGATGACGTCATGGACGACGCGAAGCTCCGACGCGGTGTGCCCGCAGCGCAGACCGTGTGGTCGAACTCCATCGCGATCCTCGCGGGCGACCTCCTCTTCGCGCGCGCCTCGACGCTCGTCTCCGGCATGGGAGAAGAGGCGATCCTGCTGCAGGCCCGCACATTCGAGCGGCTCTGCCTCGGGCAGCTGCACGAGACGGTCGGCCCGCAGCCCGGCGACGAACCCATCGCCCACTACCTCCAGGTGCTCGCGGACAAGACGGGCGCGCTCATCGCCTGCGCCGCGCGCATGGGCGTGATGTTCGGGCGCGGCCCGATCGAGTTCGCCGACCCGGTCATGGAGTACGGCGAGCGGATCGGCGTCGCCTTCCAGCTCATCGACGACGTGATCGACCTCTCGCCCAAGAAGGAGCAGACGGGCAAGCGCGCCGGCACGGATCTCCGCGCGGGCGTCGCCACCCTGCCGCTCCTCCTGCTGCGCGAGCGCGCGGCCGCGGGCAACACCGACGACGCCGCGCTGCTCGAGAGCATCGACCTCGGGGTACGGGCGATCGCCGACGGCGCGGATCCCGCGCTGCTCGATCCCGAGGTGGAAGCCCTGCGCGCCCACGACGTTACGCGCGAGACCGAGGCCACGGCCCGGCGCTGGGCGGAAGACGCGGTGCGCTCGCTCGACGTGCTGCCGAAGTCGTCGGTGAAGCGCGCGCTCGAGCGGATGGCCGAGTCCATCGTCAGCCGCGAGGGCTAG
- a CDS encoding class I SAM-dependent methyltransferase, whose translation MTRPDTATKHATDVSAMFDEVSPRYDLINDVLTVGNDRLWRIATTKAVAPRKGMRILDLAAGTGTSSAALAAHGAEVVAADFSEGMLAEGRKRYADHPLIEFVWADAMELPFEDDSFDAATISYGLRNISDPKRAIAEMRRVVKPGGRVVIAEFSTPPSPIIRAPYGFYGRHVLPRIAGAINRDAAEAYKYLNESIEAWPAQEELASWLREAGLERVAYRNLTFGVVALHRGFVPRERPAAPRKPAAAESTPAKDSAADAQPAAAAAKKPAAKKPAAKKPAAKKPAAAAKKPATATKAASTASKPAAAKKPAAATTSAAATKSASTAAKPAAKKPAAAKKPAATTSAAAKSAAPKPAAPQPAAPKPAAPKPAAKKPAAAKAEDSK comes from the coding sequence GTGACCCGCCCAGACACCGCGACCAAACACGCCACCGACGTTTCGGCCATGTTCGACGAGGTATCGCCTCGCTACGACCTGATCAACGACGTGCTGACCGTGGGCAACGACCGACTGTGGCGCATCGCCACGACCAAGGCGGTGGCGCCGCGCAAGGGCATGCGGATCCTGGATCTCGCGGCCGGCACCGGGACGTCGTCGGCCGCACTTGCGGCGCACGGCGCCGAGGTGGTCGCTGCGGATTTCTCCGAGGGCATGCTCGCGGAGGGCCGGAAGCGCTACGCCGATCATCCGCTGATCGAGTTCGTGTGGGCGGATGCGATGGAGCTGCCGTTCGAGGACGACAGCTTCGACGCCGCGACGATCTCCTACGGACTCCGCAACATCAGCGATCCGAAGCGAGCGATCGCCGAGATGCGCCGCGTCGTGAAGCCCGGCGGGCGCGTGGTCATCGCGGAGTTCTCGACGCCCCCGTCCCCGATCATCCGAGCGCCCTACGGCTTCTACGGCCGCCACGTGCTGCCCCGGATCGCGGGCGCGATCAACCGGGATGCCGCCGAGGCGTACAAGTACCTCAACGAGTCCATCGAGGCGTGGCCGGCGCAGGAGGAGCTCGCGTCGTGGCTGCGCGAGGCCGGGCTCGAACGTGTGGCGTACCGGAATCTGACCTTCGGCGTCGTCGCCCTGCATCGCGGGTTCGTGCCGCGCGAGCGCCCCGCTGCGCCGAGGAAGCCTGCGGCCGCAGAGTCGACTCCCGCGAAGGATTCTGCCGCGGATGCACAGCCTGCCGCGGCTGCTGCGAAGAAGCCCGCTGCGAAGAAGCCCGCCGCGAAGAAGCCCGCTGCGAAGAAGCCCGCCGCTGCTGCGAAGAAACCCGCGACCGCGACCAAGGCCGCGAGCACGGCCTCGAAGCCCGCCGCAGCGAAGAAGCCTGCTGCCGCGACGACATCTGCTGCCGCGACGAAGTCCGCGAGCACCGCAGCCAAGCCTGCCGCGAAGAAGCCTGCCGCCGCGAAGAAACCCGCAGCCACGACGTCTGCGGCTGCCAAGTCTGCCGCACCCAAGCCCGCGGCACCCCAGCCCGCGGCACCCAAGCCCGCCGCCCCCAAGCCGGCCGCGAAGAAGCCCGCCGCCGCGAAAGCCGAGGATTCGAAGTGA
- the resB gene encoding cytochrome c biogenesis protein ResB: MSRPSDFDDGSGGGGRVEAPELGFRGWLRWFWRQLTSMRVALILLLLLAVAAIPGSLVPQRGADPNGVVQYEQDHPELFPILDAFPIQAFDVYGSVWFSAIYLLLFISLIGCVLPRLVHHWRAWRGQPPKTPARLQRMAGYAEVKVSNPDASDAERTAFAEQAIAEAAAILKKQRYRVQVQRAERRGVPEVSVSAERGYLRETGNLIFHAALVGVLVSVGLGGVLTFNGQKVLIEGETLVNQLIDYDTVNSGRSFDTSSLEPFGLRMNSLEVTYMTPDDGNVSAIGQVRDYTANMTLLETDGSESEEVIRVNHPLRVHGSPVYLIANGYAPTLTVRNAEGTIVYSESMPFIPQDTNMTSLGVVKVPHGLETDAGEETQLGLRGFFYPTKADLDTGAYTSNYPDLENPVLTLDVFVGDLGIDDGVPQSVYALDTTNMEQLTGRAVDVDSLELTPGDEVELPDGMGTISFDAVPRYASFDVMRNPAQEWVLIFALVSLGGLMWSLFVPRRRMWVKAVPDTDGVVLQYAALARGDDPVLERAVAELRDRHRDRL, from the coding sequence ATGTCACGCCCATCTGATTTTGATGACGGCAGCGGCGGTGGCGGCCGCGTCGAGGCGCCGGAGCTCGGGTTCCGCGGGTGGCTGCGCTGGTTCTGGCGGCAGCTCACCAGCATGCGAGTCGCGCTGATCCTCCTTCTGCTGCTCGCGGTGGCCGCGATCCCAGGCTCCCTCGTGCCGCAGCGCGGCGCGGATCCCAATGGCGTCGTGCAGTACGAGCAGGATCACCCCGAGCTCTTCCCGATCCTCGACGCCTTCCCGATCCAGGCGTTCGACGTCTACGGCTCGGTCTGGTTCTCCGCGATCTATCTCCTCCTCTTCATCTCGCTCATCGGCTGCGTCCTGCCGCGCCTCGTGCACCACTGGCGGGCGTGGCGCGGGCAGCCGCCGAAGACGCCGGCGCGACTGCAGCGCATGGCCGGCTACGCCGAGGTGAAGGTCTCGAACCCCGACGCGAGCGATGCGGAGCGGACGGCCTTCGCGGAGCAGGCGATCGCCGAGGCGGCCGCCATCCTGAAGAAGCAGCGCTATCGGGTCCAGGTGCAGCGCGCGGAGCGGCGCGGAGTGCCCGAGGTGTCGGTGTCGGCCGAGCGCGGCTACCTGCGCGAGACGGGCAACCTCATCTTCCACGCCGCGCTCGTCGGGGTGCTGGTGAGTGTCGGGCTGGGCGGCGTGCTCACCTTCAACGGCCAGAAGGTGCTGATCGAGGGGGAGACCCTGGTGAACCAGCTCATCGACTACGACACCGTGAACTCGGGGCGCTCCTTCGACACGAGCAGCCTCGAGCCGTTCGGGCTGCGCATGAACTCGCTCGAGGTCACCTACATGACCCCCGACGACGGCAACGTCTCGGCGATCGGGCAGGTGCGGGACTACACCGCGAACATGACCCTGCTCGAGACCGACGGCTCGGAGTCGGAGGAGGTCATCCGGGTGAATCACCCGCTGCGCGTGCACGGCTCCCCGGTGTATCTCATCGCGAACGGCTACGCCCCGACGCTAACGGTCCGGAACGCCGAGGGCACGATCGTGTACAGCGAGTCGATGCCCTTCATCCCGCAGGACACGAACATGACCTCGCTCGGCGTCGTCAAGGTGCCGCACGGCCTCGAGACCGACGCCGGTGAGGAGACGCAGCTCGGGCTCCGCGGCTTCTTCTACCCGACGAAGGCCGACCTCGACACCGGCGCGTACACGTCGAACTACCCGGACCTCGAGAACCCCGTGCTGACGCTCGACGTGTTCGTCGGGGATCTCGGGATCGATGACGGGGTGCCGCAGTCGGTCTACGCGCTCGACACCACGAACATGGAGCAGCTCACGGGGCGGGCGGTCGACGTCGACTCCCTCGAGCTGACGCCGGGGGACGAGGTCGAGCTGCCCGACGGGATGGGGACCATCAGCTTCGACGCCGTACCCCGCTACGCCTCCTTCGACGTCATGCGGAATCCGGCGCAGGAGTGGGTGCTCATCTTCGCGCTCGTGTCGCTCGGCGGGCTGATGTGGTCGCTGTTCGTGCCGCGTCGCCGCATGTGGGTCAAGGCCGTGCCCGATACGGACGGGGTGGTGCTGCAGTATGCCGCGCTCGCGCGCGGCGACGATCCCGTGCTGGAGCGCGCGGTCGCGGAACTGCGCGACCGCCACCGCGACCGCCTCTAA
- a CDS encoding cytochrome c biogenesis CcdA family protein → MNLQEIVADGQLLVASLIALAAGLVSFLSPCVLPLVPGYLAYVGANAESSDGAGAGKPARRRLVLGSLLFVAGFTAVLVALMAAAGTIGIWLIEWEWIITRVMGVVVILMGIVFIGFFGRMQMTKKLRVKPRVGLLGAPLLGVVFAIGWTPCLGPTLATIMSLSLQQGSVSRSIVLALAYSLGLGIPFVLAAIGFGWMTRTMTFFKRHIRVVNLIGGGLLILIGLLMVTGLWSQMMFGLQAVIGGYVTPI, encoded by the coding sequence GTGAACCTGCAGGAGATCGTTGCGGACGGGCAGCTGCTCGTCGCTTCGCTGATCGCACTCGCGGCAGGGCTCGTCTCCTTCCTCTCCCCGTGCGTGCTGCCGCTGGTGCCGGGCTACCTCGCCTACGTCGGTGCGAACGCGGAGTCCTCCGACGGTGCGGGGGCGGGGAAGCCCGCCCGTCGCCGCCTCGTGCTCGGCTCGCTGCTCTTCGTGGCCGGGTTCACGGCCGTGCTCGTCGCGCTGATGGCCGCCGCGGGCACGATCGGCATCTGGCTCATCGAGTGGGAGTGGATCATTACCCGCGTCATGGGCGTCGTCGTGATCCTGATGGGCATCGTGTTCATCGGGTTCTTCGGCCGGATGCAGATGACCAAGAAGCTTCGCGTCAAGCCGCGCGTCGGGCTGCTCGGCGCGCCGCTCTTGGGTGTCGTCTTCGCGATCGGGTGGACCCCGTGCCTCGGCCCCACGCTCGCAACGATCATGTCGCTGAGCCTGCAGCAGGGCTCGGTGTCGCGTTCGATCGTCCTCGCCCTGGCGTATAGCCTGGGGCTCGGGATCCCCTTCGTGCTGGCCGCCATCGGCTTCGGCTGGATGACCAGGACGATGACATTCTTCAAGCGGCATATACGCGTCGTGAACCTGATCGGCGGCGGGCTGCTGATCCTCATCGGTCTCCTCATGGTGACCGGACTCTGGAGCCAGATGATGTTCGGATTGCAGGCGGTGATCGGCGGCTATGTCACGCCCATCTGA
- a CDS encoding TlpA family protein disulfide reductase gives MKRRTLAALAAPLIAALALTGCSGGGEDLAKQWQESSDKGYVSGDGSSLSIAPADRTEPVEFSGETDFGTTFGSDDTLGSVTVVNFWYAGCAPCRAEAGDLMEAYDEFSPEGVQFVGVNTRDQVAQAEQFAEQFGVEYPSIMDNANGRATQRAFAGQVPLNAVPTTLVLDTEGRVAHRVLGQLADASQLRTLIEETLAESDA, from the coding sequence ATGAAGCGCCGGACCCTCGCGGCGCTCGCCGCACCGCTCATCGCCGCGCTCGCCCTGACTGGCTGCAGCGGCGGAGGCGAGGACCTCGCGAAGCAGTGGCAGGAATCGAGCGACAAGGGGTACGTCTCGGGAGATGGATCCTCGCTGAGCATCGCACCCGCCGACCGCACCGAGCCGGTCGAGTTCTCGGGCGAGACCGACTTCGGCACGACCTTCGGCTCCGACGACACCCTCGGCAGCGTGACGGTCGTCAACTTCTGGTACGCAGGCTGCGCGCCGTGCCGCGCCGAGGCCGGCGATCTCATGGAGGCCTACGACGAGTTCTCGCCCGAGGGGGTGCAGTTCGTCGGCGTCAACACCCGCGATCAGGTCGCGCAGGCGGAGCAGTTCGCCGAGCAGTTCGGCGTGGAGTACCCCTCGATCATGGACAACGCGAACGGCCGCGCCACGCAGCGCGCCTTCGCCGGGCAGGTGCCGCTGAACGCCGTGCCGACGACCCTCGTGCTCGACACGGAGGGGCGCGTGGCGCACCGGGTGCTGGGGCAGCTCGCCGACGCCTCGCAGTTGCGCACGCTCATCGAGGAGACCCTCGCCGAGAGCGACGCGTAG